A window of Xiphophorus hellerii strain 12219 chromosome 19, Xiphophorus_hellerii-4.1, whole genome shotgun sequence contains these coding sequences:
- the rrh gene encoding visual pigment-like receptor peropsin has protein sequence MGMDSEVNSSGDVAPYGGKSAFSQMEHNIVAGYLITAGVISLASNIVVLLMFVKFRELRTATNFIIINLAFTDIGVAGIGYPMSAASDIHGSWKFGYTGCQIYAALNIFFGMASIGLLTVVAIDRYLTICRPDISQKMTARSYNILILAAWLNAVFWSSMPIVGWASYAPDPTGATCTINWRQNDASFISFTMAVIAVNFVVPLSVMFYCYYNVSVTVKRYKTSNCLESINIDWSDQMDVTKMSIIMIIMFLVAWSPYSLVCLWASFGDPKTIPAPMAIIAPLFAKSSTFYNPCIYVIANKKFRRAITGMIRCQTRQRITISTQVPMTISQQPLTQ, from the exons aTGGGGATGGACTCAGAGGTGAACAGTTCTGGTGATGTTGCACCATACGGAGGAAAAAGTGCTTTCAGCCAAATGGAGCACAACATCGTGGCTGGATATCTGATAACTGCAG GTGTCATCAGTTTGGCCAGTAACATCGTAGTTCTGCTGATGTTTGTAAAGTTCAGGGAGCTCCGCACAGCCACTaacttcatcatcatcaaccTGGCCTTCACTGACATTGGAGTGGCTGGTATTGGTTATCCTATGTCTGCTGCCTCAGATATTCATGGAAGCTGGAAGTTCGGCTACACCGGATGCCAG ATATATGCAGCCCTCAACATCTTCTTCGGCATGGCCAGCATCGGCCTACTGACTGTGGTTGCTATTGACCGCTACCTCACCATCTGCAGACCAGACATCA GTCAGAAAATGACTGCTAGGTCTTACAACATCCTTATTCTGGCTGCCTGGCTGAATGCTGTGTTCTGGTCCTCCATGCCTATAGTAGGCTGGGCAAGTTATGCCCCTGACCCCACTGGAGCAACATGCACAATCAACTGGAGACAAAACGATGC CTCCTTCATCTCCTTCACGATGGCGGTGATTGCAGTAAACTTTGTGGTTCCTCTgtctgtcatgttttactgctaCTACAATGTGTCTGTCACCGTGAAGAGGTACAAAACAAGTAACTGCCTGGAAAGCATCAACATCGACTGGTCTGACCAGATGGACGTTACCAAG ATGTCTATTATAATGATCATCATGTTTCTGGTTGCCTGGTCTCCCTACTCCTTGGTTTGCCTCTGGGCATCATTTGGTGACCCAAAGACCATTCCTGCCCCGATGGCCATTATTGCTCCTCTCTTCGCAAAGTCCTCAACGTTTTACAACCCCTGCATCTATGTTATTGCCAACAAAAA gttCAGGAGAGCCATCACTGGGATGATTCGATGTCAAACAAGGCAAAGGATTACAATCAGTACACAGGTTCCAATGACAATCTCCCAGCAGCCTCTGACCCAGTAA
- the LOC116708576 gene encoding photoreceptor outer segment membrane glycoprotein 2-like, producing MAVLKVKFTKTRRDKLAQILWILNWISVITGVILFSLGLFLKVELKKREELMAEKDIQYVPNMLIAVGLIACIINFLGGKICYDCVDSTKFLRWKLIMLPYIVCTFFFTLCVLVGALMCYSMHWELEEALNLGLMQAMRFYKDTDMPGRCFLKHTVDTLQIQFQCCGNSGYKDWFQIQWISNRYLDMSKKEVIDRLRSNVEGKYLMDGVPFSCCNINSPRPCIQQQITNNSAHFNYEHQTEDQNLWMKGCRQALLEYYTHIMQSIGLTVLITWLFELSVLTGVRYLQTSLENLLRQGDPDSESDGWLLENSLMETARTNLSIIKSLGKSNQINTANNGDPNIDVPSTSKAHYGPDNVPPKEKMETS from the exons ATGGCAGTTTTAAAGGTAAAGTTTACTAAGACCAGGAGGGATAAATTGGCCCAGATCCTGTGGATCCTCAACTGGATCTCAGTGATTACAGGGGTCATCCTGTTCAGCCTGGGGCTCTTCCTCAAGGTGGAGCTCAAAAAGCGTGAAGAGCTGATGGCAGAGAAGGATATCCAGTATGTTCCCAACATGTTGATAGCTGTGGGCCTCATTGCTTGTATAATCAATTTCCTGGGTGGGAAGATCTGCTATGACTGTGTGGACTCCACCAAGTTCTTGCGCTGGAAGCTGATCATGCTGCCCTACATTGTGTGCACCTTCTTTTTCACCCTGTGCGTGCTTGTGGGGGCTCTGATGTGTTACAGCATGCACTGGGAGCTGGAGGAGGCTCTGAACCTGGGCCTGATGCAGGCTATGAGGTTCTATAAAGACACAGACATGCCAGGACGCTGCTTCCTGAAACACACTGTGGACACACTGCAGATACAGTTCCAGTGCTGTGGGAACAGCGGCTACAAAGACTGGTTTCAAATTCAGTGGATAAGCAACCGTTACCTGGACATGTCCAAAAAGGAAGTCATAGA TCGACTGAGAAGTAATGTAGAGGGGAAGTACCTGATGGATGGAGTCCCATTCAGCTGCTGCAATATCAACTCACCTCGGCCCTGCATCCAGCAGCAGATTACCAACAACTCGGCCCATTTCAACTATGAGCATCAGACCGAGGACCAAAACTTGTGGATGAAAGGCTGCCGACAGGCACTGCTGGAGTACTACACCCACATTATGCAGTCCATTGGCCTTACAGTCCTCATTACCTGGCTCTTTGAG ctgtcAGTGCTGACGGGTGTTCGTTACCTCCAAACCTCCCTAGAAAACTTGCTGAGGCAGGGAGACCCTGACTCTGAATCCGACGgttggctgctggaaaacagcCTCATGGAAACGGCTCGCACCAACCTGAGCATCATAAAGAGCCTCGGCAAGAGCAACCAAATAAACACAGCCAACAATGGTGACCCCAACATTGATGTCCCATCCACCTCGAAGGCACATTATGGGCCAGACAATGTTCCCCCAAAGGAGAAGATGGAAACAAGCTAA